From Geomonas agri, one genomic window encodes:
- a CDS encoding potassium channel family protein, with product MAIVAMIVGAVLVLLVLWEGFETIILPRRVTRRFRFTRVFYRSSWRPWTWLIHNFVPPKRRETWLSYFGPLSLLLLLSLWAAVLITGFALIHWGGSWCFYPDGGTLFLSDLYLSGTTFFTLGIGDVVPKTSLGRLLVVIESGMGFAFLALIISYLPALNQSFARREVSISLLDARAGSPPTASEMLRRHSHQGGSESLRELLHEWERWSAEFLEGHLSYPVLAYFRSQHDNQSWLTALTAILDTCALIMAGVEGTCKRQAELTFAMSRHAVVDLALVFRTQPRQLTTDRLPPAKLDEICDILRHNGHDLKERGVLEQDLAELRLMYEPYVNALSRHFKVGLPPWVARENGMDNWQASFWKPPAKRHKEPEASEERHF from the coding sequence AAGGGTTTGAGACCATTATCCTGCCGCGCCGGGTGACGCGCCGTTTCCGTTTCACCCGGGTCTTCTACCGTAGCAGTTGGCGTCCCTGGACCTGGCTGATTCACAACTTCGTGCCACCCAAGCGCCGGGAAACCTGGTTGAGCTACTTTGGGCCGCTGTCGCTGCTCCTTCTTCTGAGCCTGTGGGCCGCGGTGCTGATTACCGGCTTCGCGCTCATCCACTGGGGCGGTTCCTGGTGCTTCTACCCTGATGGCGGCACCCTTTTCTTAAGTGACCTCTACTTGAGCGGCACCACTTTCTTCACGCTTGGCATTGGGGACGTGGTGCCCAAGACCAGCCTGGGACGCCTGCTGGTGGTGATCGAATCCGGGATGGGGTTCGCTTTCCTGGCCCTCATAATAAGCTACCTGCCGGCCCTGAACCAGTCCTTCGCCCGGCGCGAGGTGAGCATCTCGCTGCTCGATGCCCGCGCCGGCTCGCCTCCCACCGCCTCGGAGATGCTGCGCAGGCACAGCCACCAGGGGGGCTCCGAATCGCTACGGGAGCTGCTGCACGAGTGGGAACGCTGGTCAGCTGAGTTTCTCGAAGGGCATCTTTCCTACCCGGTGCTCGCCTATTTCCGCTCCCAGCACGATAACCAGTCCTGGCTGACGGCATTAACGGCAATCCTCGACACCTGCGCCCTGATCATGGCCGGGGTGGAGGGGACCTGCAAACGCCAGGCAGAGCTCACCTTCGCCATGTCCCGCCATGCCGTGGTCGACCTGGCGCTCGTGTTCAGGACCCAGCCGCGGCAACTGACCACCGACCGGCTCCCGCCCGCGAAACTGGACGAGATCTGCGACATCCTGCGCCACAACGGCCATGATCTGAAGGAGAGGGGCGTCCTGGAGCAGGACCTTGCCGAACTGCGCCTCATGTACGAGCCCTACGTAAACGCGCTCTCCCGGCATTTCAAGGTCGGTCTTCCCCCCTGGGTGGCCCGTGAAAACGGAATGGACAACTGGCAGGCCAGCTTCTGGAAGCCTCCCGCCAAGCGCCACAAAGAGCCCGAGGCGAGCGAGGAAAGGCATTTCTGA
- a CDS encoding alginate export family protein, which translates to MRRLKTISLSVAMLLIVVAAGSAWGEDAQPSAEGKNLPVAYQLGVNGYLRQELSRNFAIGDAVYAPGHDEGRFVYRLQPYAVWNPADSVGIRIEGQGYGIRGGYHQDDSRFALYQGYADLSLPGSELLSLRAGRQEFNYGSGFILSNDPFNDGLTFDSLRLRVKPAKEVTIDLLGGRYVRRFADDRKGVLAGVYAGYAPNDDSNVELYSFYDTGLEGRVNGDRLYVWGARMTSKLGPVAVEVEPVYESGRLTSQALGTTDDIRAYGGHVDLGMEGQWRGLKNKISLGYALGSGSQEAADGIRFNKEFKTPNSNASFSELLSVVGDLSGLDAGSSHASGIESYTLSFGTDLPANLNLTFCNHYFRAQDVPSGFSKDIGIETTSYLTWTPMDNLSLMLAYTHLFSGGFFRDATGTDRGVDIAFLQAQFDLSYKKTK; encoded by the coding sequence ATGAGAAGACTTAAAACCATATCTTTGAGCGTGGCGATGCTGTTGATAGTCGTTGCAGCTGGCTCCGCGTGGGGTGAGGATGCCCAGCCTTCCGCTGAAGGGAAGAACCTGCCTGTGGCATACCAACTCGGGGTTAATGGGTACCTGCGCCAGGAGTTAAGCCGCAACTTTGCCATAGGAGATGCGGTCTATGCTCCCGGGCACGACGAGGGGCGCTTCGTTTACCGCCTGCAGCCCTACGCGGTCTGGAACCCGGCCGATTCCGTGGGAATAAGAATTGAGGGGCAAGGTTACGGCATACGGGGCGGGTACCATCAGGATGATTCGCGGTTCGCGCTGTACCAGGGGTACGCGGACCTGTCCCTGCCGGGAAGCGAACTGCTCTCCTTGCGGGCCGGGCGGCAGGAATTCAACTACGGCAGCGGCTTTATCCTCTCCAACGACCCGTTCAACGACGGGCTCACCTTCGATTCCCTGCGTCTGAGAGTCAAACCTGCCAAGGAAGTCACCATCGACCTTTTAGGAGGGCGCTACGTCCGTCGCTTCGCCGACGACCGTAAAGGGGTCCTGGCAGGCGTCTATGCCGGCTATGCCCCTAACGACGACAGCAACGTCGAGCTTTATTCCTTTTACGATACCGGCCTCGAGGGGCGTGTAAACGGAGATCGGCTCTACGTATGGGGCGCGCGCATGACTTCGAAGTTGGGGCCGGTGGCCGTGGAGGTGGAACCGGTCTACGAGTCGGGGCGACTGACCAGCCAAGCCCTCGGCACGACAGACGACATACGCGCCTACGGCGGCCACGTCGACCTTGGCATGGAGGGGCAGTGGCGCGGCCTCAAGAACAAGATTTCGTTAGGGTATGCCCTCGGTTCCGGGAGCCAGGAGGCCGCCGACGGGATCCGCTTCAACAAGGAATTCAAAACCCCCAATAGCAATGCCTCATTCTCGGAACTGCTCAGCGTGGTAGGAGACCTCTCGGGCCTCGATGCCGGGAGCAGTCACGCCAGCGGCATCGAAAGCTACACCCTTTCCTTCGGAACGGACCTGCCTGCAAACCTGAACCTAACCTTCTGCAACCATTACTTCAGGGCCCAGGACGTCCCCAGCGGCTTCAGCAAAGATATCGGCATCGAGACCACCAGCTATCTGACCTGGACCCCCATGGACAATCTCTCCCTGATGCTGGCCTACACCCATCTTTTTAGCGGTGGTTTCTTCCGGGATGCCACGGGGACGGATCGTGGCGTCGACATAGCGTTTCTCCAGGCGCAGTTCGATCTGTCGTACAAGAAAACGAAGTAA
- a CDS encoding dihydrofolate reductase family protein — protein sequence MKTQYYAAASLDGFIATEDDSLEWLFPLGSVEETSYPAFIAEVGAVAMGSATYEWMLRHADEVALETGTAWPYTQPVWIFSSRELQTFEGANIHFVRGDVRPVHAEMMKAAGPRNIWIVGGGDLAGQFYDAGLLDEIIVQVGSVTLGKGKPLFPRRLVTPPLTLVSVRQFGSGFAELRYQVPRSAR from the coding sequence ATGAAGACCCAGTACTACGCAGCGGCAAGTCTCGATGGATTCATTGCCACCGAAGACGATTCGTTGGAGTGGTTGTTTCCCTTGGGCAGTGTCGAGGAGACCAGCTATCCCGCATTTATTGCCGAAGTGGGCGCAGTGGCGATGGGTTCGGCAACCTACGAGTGGATGCTGCGTCATGCCGACGAGGTAGCCCTCGAGACCGGAACGGCGTGGCCCTATACCCAGCCCGTGTGGATCTTCTCCAGCAGGGAATTGCAGACCTTTGAGGGTGCCAACATCCACTTCGTGCGTGGTGACGTCCGGCCTGTTCACGCTGAAATGATGAAAGCGGCAGGACCCAGGAACATCTGGATCGTCGGCGGAGGCGATCTGGCCGGGCAGTTCTACGACGCCGGGCTACTGGACGAAATCATCGTTCAAGTCGGTTCGGTCACCCTCGGCAAAGGGAAGCCGCTCTTCCCGCGTCGCCTGGTCACCCCCCCTTTGACGTTGGTTTCCGTGCGGCAGTTCGGCTCAGGGTTCGCCGAACTGCGGTACCAAGTTCCAAGGTCTGCCCGGTAA